A stretch of the Streptosporangium sp. NBC_01755 genome encodes the following:
- the istB gene encoding IS21-like element helper ATPase IstB has translation MRMPYLRKAAPDVLATAKAQRWDPAEVLRVLLNEEITGRSAASRRNRRKSAGFPSGKTFCTWSEEESSIPAPTQSSLKTLEFIGRAENLVIAGPSGTGKSHYVEALSHAAIEADLRVAWFTLETLTQTMARAKVDGSTARTVARICRSDLIVVDDIGLLPAGQDAAEAFYRIVDAAYERRSIAVTSNIHPSGFDTIMPKTLATATVDRLLHHAHLVQTNGDSHRLAEALSGRGVVPLT, from the coding sequence ATGCGGATGCCGTATCTACGCAAAGCCGCACCCGACGTCCTGGCCACCGCCAAAGCCCAACGCTGGGACCCCGCCGAGGTCTTGCGGGTCCTACTGAACGAGGAGATCACCGGCCGGTCCGCCGCCTCCCGCCGCAACCGCCGCAAGAGCGCGGGGTTCCCCTCGGGGAAGACATTTTGCACCTGGAGCGAGGAGGAGTCCTCGATCCCCGCCCCGACTCAGTCCTCGCTCAAGACTCTGGAGTTCATCGGCCGGGCTGAGAACCTCGTCATCGCCGGCCCCAGCGGAACCGGAAAGTCCCACTATGTCGAGGCGCTCTCACACGCCGCGATCGAAGCGGACCTGCGGGTCGCGTGGTTCACCCTCGAAACACTCACCCAGACCATGGCCAGAGCCAAAGTCGACGGGTCCACGGCCCGAACCGTCGCCCGGATCTGCCGCTCAGACCTCATCGTGGTCGACGACATCGGGTTACTGCCCGCCGGGCAAGATGCCGCCGAGGCGTTCTATCGGATCGTCGATGCCGCCTACGAACGCCGCTCTATCGCGGTCACCAGCAACATCCATCCCAGCGGTTTTGACACGATCATGCCCAAGACCCTCGCCACCGCGACAGTCGACCGGCTCCTGCACCATGCCCACCTCGTTCAGACCAACGGCGACAGCCACCGTCTCGCCGAGGCCCTCTCCGGCCGCGGCGTCGTCCCGCTGACCTGA